Proteins encoded together in one Benincasa hispida cultivar B227 chromosome 1, ASM972705v1, whole genome shotgun sequence window:
- the LOC120070197 gene encoding peptidyl-prolyl cis-trans isomerase FKBP53, which produces MGFWGIEVKPGKPYPYHSDNVTGKLRITQATLGPGSSKERSIIQCSVGDKSPIFLCSLIPNKIESCPLNLEFEEDDLIAFSVIGPQSVHLSGYFVANEGHAIRDDYESDSFGEDIAETDTEDSSEYDTGDEYDDEFIDDDDDDYPGMYPTSPVPKSGVVIEEIVDDEKSNDANGQAKKVKKNKSSDSEGIRNSQCQIVLKRNVGNAVSESEDEDGFPIPTKSKSKANIQKLGPEQEQKGPSTESVEETKEKDGNDASSLKRKVENDEQVDHMERKKKKKQKKKVTDEKAQKTGNDGNMGSEKPQVEVDSAVVNSISDGDEKDKKLSEQRDASTHMDVVDGENHKEDEQKKKKKKKGKKSKETEAGSKSDELTKTAGDQSKSALGSKVKENESKPSRVRTFDNGLVIEDVAMGKPDGKRASPGNQVSVHYIGKLKNGKIFDSNVGRAPFKFRLGVGQVIKGWDVGVNGMRIGDKRRLTIPPSMGYGDKKVGKIPQNSWLTFDVELVGVR; this is translated from the exons GCATTGAAGTGAAACCAGGCAAACCATACCCCTACCATTCTGATAATGTGACGGGAAAGCTTCGGATAACTCAG GCAACTTTGGGACCTGGCTCATCGAAAGAGAGAAGCATCATACAGTGTTCTGTTGGTGACAAGAGTCCAATCTTTTTGTGCTCTTTGATACCAAATAAGATTGAATCATGCCCCTTGAATCTTGAATTTGAGGAAGATGATTTGATAGCCTTTTCAGTTATTGGCCCACAAAGCGTCCATCTTTCTGGTTATTTTGTAGCCAACGAGGGACATGCAATTAGGGATGACTATGAGTC TGATTCTTTTGGGGAGGACATCGCAGAAACAGATACAGAGGATTCATCAGAATATGATACTGGAGATGAATATGATGATGAGTTCATCGATGATGATGACGACGACTATCCTGGGATGTACCCAACTTCGCCAGTTCCTAAAAGTGGAG TTGTAATTGAGGAGATAGTGGATgatgaaaaatcaaatgatgCCAATGGTCAAGctaaaaaagtgaaaaaaaataagTCGAGTGACTCTGAGGGCATTAGGAACTCTCAGTGTCAAATTGTGTTGAAAAGGAATGTGGGAAATGCTGTTTCAGAAAGCgaagatgaagatggatttCCAATCCCTACCAAAAGCAAGAGCAAAGCGAATATTCAGAAATTAGGACCAGAACAAGAGCAAAAAGGCCCAAGTACTGAGAGTGTGGAGGAGACAAAGGAAAAAGATGGCAATGATGCTTCTAGCTTGAAAAGAAAAGTTGAAAACGATGAGCAAGTTGATCATATGGAAAG gaaaaagaaaaagaagcagaAAAAAAAGGTAACAGACGAAAAAGCTCAGAAAACTGGTAATGATGGTAATATGGGGAGTGAAAAGCCACAAGTGGAAGTTGACAGTGCAGTTGTTAATTCGATTTCTGATGGAGATGAGAAAGATAAAAAGCTATCTGAACAGAG GGACGCCTCCACTCACATGGATGTTGTTGATGGTGAAAATCATAAGGAAGATGagcaaaaaaagaagaaaaagaagaaagggaagaagagcAAGGAGACTGAAGCTGGATCAAAATCTGATGAGCTAACTAAAACGGCGGGTGATCAGAGTAAATCGGCTTTGGGATCAAAAGTGAAGGAAAATGAATCCAAACCATCTCGAGTGAGAACCTTTGATAATGGATTGGTTATTGAGGACGTAGCCATGGGTAAACCAGATGGTAAAAGAGCTTCACCTGGAAACCAG GTTAGTGTTCACTACATTGGCAAGCTAAAGAACGGCAAAATATTTGATAGTAATGTTGGAAGGGCACCATTCAAATTTCGCTTAG GTGTGGGACAGGTTATTAAGGGCTGGGATGTCGGGGTTAATG GCATGCGAATTGGGGATAAAAGGAGATTGACAATCCCTCCATCAATGGG TTATGGAGATAAGAAAGTTGGGAAGATCCCGCAGAATTCATGGCTTACTTTTGACGTTGAATTGGTCGGCGTTCGCTAG